A window of the Scophthalmus maximus strain ysfricsl-2021 chromosome 8, ASM2237912v1, whole genome shotgun sequence genome harbors these coding sequences:
- the nfil3-5 gene encoding nuclear factor, interleukin 3 regulated, member 5 — protein sequence MESLSLHLPSPSNNNTMEVDNFSSYSGSLPSPVPESGGRASRQAKGSKNNLSSRRKREFISDEKKDASYWEKRRKNNEAAKRSREKRRLNDMVLENRVMALNEENVRLKTELLQLKLRFGLISTASYMEKSQQISNSSAAMCSAAGNDGTPNSNTYLSSSGYSSASQVMLNSDSSEPEQSSCGERHAALHSYSPRGSVSDMSDASSRDSPEPMGYNIKTEPSSMEMATLENNGIPDNGTYHGNHTALVSPHQQSNPLAESAMDYQHHQLQQQQQQQQHHMEASSPAPQATSAQRSVILYRSSSGCYPMESQRSEEQHPSASKFSDCTVSVTEVAEKLERTKTLDSPQYEYANGHAESAEELQEKYNPAAQQHRDSHHHYSYEDQEDSRQHQNPFAPNLIHNTEEGKSSFAQHNSYLNTLDEEPPVLTYEGGPRAEGFYQENSSAKDTSSSDGDPRSSDKEASTDDESPSSSSSDTSSYHQKAAGATGSHGECHAEVKGTALPHKLRLKYRAMSNGAAGAQVEGLFNTSMSPSPTLPQHPYLALPSNPHSGQANGESKENEYADVFRPPVSERAEVKKGSSSGRGGRNKRRD from the coding sequence atggaaagtcTAAGTCTGCACCTCCCGTCCCCGAGCAACAATAATACCATGGAAGTAGACAATTTTTCTTCCTACAGCGGGAGCCTTCCATCCCCTGTTCCTGAAAGTGGAGGGCGGGCCAGCCGCCAGGCTAAAGGTAGCAAGAATAACCTGAGCTCCCGTCGCAAGCGAGAATTCATTTCTGATGAGAAGAAAGATGCTTCCTATTGGGAAAAACGGAGGAAGAACAACGAAGCGGCCAAGCGCTCTCGGGAAAAGCGTCGCCTCAATGACATGGTGCTCGAGAACCGGGTCATGGCGCTGAATGAGGAGAACGTCCGCCTGAAGACTGAACTCCTTCAGCTCAAGTTGCGCTTTGGCCTCATCAGCACGGCCTCCTACATGGAGAAAAGTCAGCAGATCTCCAACAGCAGTGCGGCAATGTGCAGCGCCGCTGGTAACGACGGCACCCCGAACAGTAACACCTACCTCTCAAGCAGCGGATACTCCAGCGCGTCCCAGGTGATGCTGAACTCTGACTCGTCTGAACCCGAGCAGTCAAGCTGTGGTGAGCGCCACGCCGCGCTCCACAGCTACTCCCCCCGGGGCTCCGTCTCCGACATGTCGGACGCCTCCTCCAGGGACAGCCCCGAGCCCATGGGCTACAACATCAAGACGGAGCCCTCAAGTATGGAGATGGCCACGCTGGAAAACAACGGGATTCCCGATAATGGGActtaccatggcaaccacacTGCTTTGGTTTCTCCCCACCAGCAGAGCAACCCATTGGCTGAAAGTGCCATGGACTACCAACACCaccaactgcagcagcagcagcagcagcagcagcaccacatgGAGGCCTCCAGCCCCGCTCCTCAGGCCACCTCTGCACAGAGGAGCGTCATCCTGTACCGCTCCAGCAGCGGCTGTTACCCCATGGAGAGCCAGAGGTCGGAGGAGCAGCACCCCTCGGCCTCAAAGTTCTCTGACTGCACAGTGAGCGTCACAGAGGTCGCCGAGAAGCTTGAGAGGACGAAGACTTTGGACTCGCCTCAGTATGAATACGCCAACGGTCACGCTGAGTCggcggaggagctgcaggagaagtACAATCCCGCCGCCCAACAGCACCGCGACAGCCACCATCACTACAGCTACGAGGATCAGGAGGACAGTCGTCAGCACCAGAACCCCTTCGCCCCTAATCTGATCCACAACACTGAGGAGGGCAAGTCCTCCTTCGCGCAGCACAACAGCTACCTCAACACACTGGACGAAGAGCCCCCGGTGCTCACCTACGAGGGAGGCCCCCGGGCTGAGGGTTTCTACCAGGAGAACTCCTCCGCTAAAGACACCTCCTCCAGCGACGGGGACCCTCGCAGCTCTGACAAAGAGGCCTCCACGGACGACGagtccccctcctcgtcctcctcagaCACCAGCAGCTACCACCAGAAGGCAGCGGGGGCGACTGGTTCGCACGGAGAGTGCCACGCCGAGGTCAAGGGCACTGCTCTGCCGCACAAGCTCCGCCTCAAGTACAGAGCGATGTCCAATGGGGCGGCGGGGGCGCAGGTGGAGGGCCTGTTCAACACGTCCATGTCCCCCTCTCCCACCTTACCACAGCACCCTTACCTCGCTCTACCCAGCAACCCTCACAGCGGCCAGGCCAATGGGGAAAGCAAAGAGAACGAGTACGCAGATGTGTTCAGGCCGCCCGTGAGCGAAAGGGCGGAGGTGAAAAAGGGATCCAGCAGCGGGAGAGGCGGGCGCAATAAGAGGCGTGACTAA